In the Arthrobacter sp. 31Y genome, one interval contains:
- the pdxS gene encoding pyridoxal 5'-phosphate synthase lyase subunit PdxS: MPTRPLLFENIPLTGSSRVKRGMAEMLKGGVIMDVVNVEQARIAEDAGAVAVMALERVPADIRAQGGVSRMSDPDMIDAIIAAVSIPVMAKARIGHFVEAQVLQSLGVDYIDESEVLTPADYINHIDKWNFTVPFVCGATNLGEALRRINEGAAMIRSKGEAGTGDVSNATGHMRKIRSEIAKLAALPEDELYVAAKELQAPYELVKEVAATGKLPVVLFTAGGIATPADAAMMMQLGADGVFVGSGIFKSGNPAERAAAVVNATAYYDDPDVIAKVSRGLGEAMVGISQ, from the coding sequence GTGCCTACAAGACCCCTCCTTTTTGAAAACATACCGTTGACGGGCAGCAGCCGTGTTAAGCGGGGCATGGCGGAGATGCTCAAGGGCGGCGTCATCATGGACGTCGTTAACGTCGAGCAGGCCCGCATCGCTGAGGATGCCGGTGCTGTCGCTGTCATGGCGCTCGAGCGTGTCCCTGCCGATATCCGCGCCCAGGGTGGCGTGTCCCGCATGTCCGATCCGGACATGATCGATGCGATCATCGCTGCCGTGTCCATCCCGGTCATGGCCAAGGCCCGCATCGGCCACTTCGTCGAAGCCCAGGTCCTGCAGTCCCTCGGTGTTGACTACATTGACGAGTCCGAGGTCCTGACCCCGGCCGATTACATCAACCACATCGACAAGTGGAACTTCACTGTCCCGTTCGTCTGTGGCGCCACCAACCTCGGTGAGGCCCTGCGCCGCATCAACGAGGGCGCGGCGATGATCCGCTCCAAGGGCGAAGCCGGCACCGGTGATGTTTCCAACGCCACCGGGCACATGCGCAAGATCCGTTCGGAGATCGCCAAGCTCGCCGCCCTTCCCGAGGATGAGCTGTATGTTGCTGCCAAGGAGCTGCAGGCCCCGTACGAACTGGTCAAGGAAGTTGCCGCAACCGGCAAGCTCCCCGTGGTGTTGTTCACCGCCGGTGGCATCGCTACCCCGGCCGATGCTGCGATGATGATGCAGCTTGGCGCTGACGGCGTATTCGTTGGTTCGGGTATCTTCAAGTCCGGCAACCCCGCAGAGCGTGCCGCCGCCGTCGTCAACGCCACTGCCTACTACGACGAT